The proteins below come from a single Ailuropoda melanoleuca isolate Jingjing chromosome 1, ASM200744v2, whole genome shotgun sequence genomic window:
- the ARL14 gene encoding ADP-ribosylation factor-like protein 14, with product MGLLSSKNPKTKQARILLLGLDSAGKSTLLYKLKLAKDITTIPTIGFNVEVIELEKSLSLTVWDVGGQEKMRTVWEYYCENTDGLLYVVDSTDKQRLEDSRRELKHILKNEHIKNVPVVLLANKQDVPGALTAEDITRMFRVKKLCSDRNWYVQPCCAITGDGLMEGLRKLTGFVKSHVKSRGDTLAFFKQN from the coding sequence atggGTCTACTGAGTtctaaaaaccccaaaaccaagcAAGCCCGgattcttcttctgggacttgaCTCAGCTGGGAAGTCTACCCTCCTTTATAAATTAAAGCTTGCTAAGGATATTACGACCATCCCAACAATAGGTTTCAACGTGGAGGTGATCGAGTTGGAAAAGAGTCTTTCACTCACTGTCTGGGATGTTGGAGGACAAGAAAAAATGAGAACCGTGTGGGAGTATTACTGTGAGAACACTGATGGGCTGCTGTATGTTGTGGATAGTACGGACAAGCAGCGACTAGAAGACTCCAGGAGAGAGCTGAAGCACATTTTGAAGAATGAACACATTAAAAATGTGCCTGTTGTCCTGTTAGCTAACAAACAGGATGTTCCTGGAGCTCTGACTGCCGAGGACATCACCAGAATGTTCAGGGTGAAGAAGCTCTGCAGTGACCGGAACTGGTATGTGCAGCCCTGCTGTGCCATCACCGGGGACGGACTGATGGAGGGGCTCAGGAAATTGACTGGATTTGTGAAAAGCCACGTGAAATCAAGAGGAGACACGTTAGCATTCTTTAAGCAGAACTGA